Part of the Allofrancisella frigidaquae genome is shown below.
AGTCTGATTCCGCAACTATAAAGTAAATCAAAACCGGCTATGTCACGAGCTTCAATATCATTACCAGGAGTTATATCAAGTAAATATGCTAATTCATCTATATTTAAAGCTTTTGGCAGTTTTTTAGAGCCTTTTGGGGCTTTAATGTTGCTAGCTGGATTTGTGTTAATTATCTCACTGTTAATTAGAAAGTTAAAAAAACTTCTTGTTGAGCTGAGTTTTCTTTGTAATGTTTTTGGAGATGCTCCTTGAGAATGTAATTTTTTTATCCAACCAAGTATATCTTGAGATTTTAGCTTAGCAATATCTGTATTCCCGATAAAATCACTTAACTGGTATAAATCTCTTTTATAGTTATCAATAGTCTCATTAGAGTAGCTTTTATGATATAGGATATTATCAAGAAAATTATTTATAAGAGTAGAATTTAGGTTAAGTAACATTTTAAGCGATAACACACAGTACAACAATTACACCACTTACTATAGATACTAGCCATAAACTTTTATAGCTAGAAATCTTATAGTTAAAGCTTTCTTTAAGCTTATTTGTTTTAAATGCCATTAGAGCAGGCATGATCATAAGCAATATCGCTATAGAAAGCCCAACACAAGTCATGGCATATATAAAGATGTTTGGGTTAAGTTGGTTTATAATCAAAGGTATACCAAAAGTCAGTACTGTTGCAATAGAATAGCTTATAACTCTTTTGGTTTTATATAGTTTATAAGTGTCTATATTAAAGTGAAAAAGTGATAAGTTAACACTTAAGAAAGAAGTCATAATTGCCACATAAGTAAATATATGTAAAACAATATCTGTAACAGGGGTTTTAATTTTATGACTCAGAGTTGTTAATATATCTCCAATATTGGCTTCTGTAACTGGTATATGACTAAATATAGAGGTCATAAAGCTTATAGGTCCATGCAAAGGAAGAACTCCTAATATAGTAACTACCCAGGTTATATAAAGAATTAAAGGGATTATACTTCCTATAATAATCACTCTTTTCATATCTTTTGTATTTTTAGCTAGATAGTCAGAAAGAGCGGGTACAATGATATGTGAAGTAAATGATGTAGTAAAAACAGGAATCGCAATTACAAGAGATATGCCAAGATCAATAGGAGATTCAAGTAAATTTGACAGCTCTATATATTTATTGAAAACTAAACATAGTACGACTAAAACTAAAATTTTTAAAACTATGAAAAATCTATTGGCATAATCTACAAAACGAGTTCCCAAAACGACTATGCTACCAAATATTATTACAAAAATTAAAGCTGATAGTTTTTGTTCTAACATGGGGAAGGTAGTTGATAATGAGGAAGCAGCAGCTGAAATATATGCAGTGCTAATAAAATACATAAGTACTAAAAAAGCTATACTTGCTACTATACCACCAGTTTGACCAAGGTATCTTTGGGCTATAGTTTTAAAGCTACTTCCGTATGGCATAGAGCAAGAAATATCGGAAATTACTATAGCTGTGTATGTCATGATACTCCAGATGACAATAATTAGTATCGAGCCTATCACAAAACCAAGCTTAGCTGTAATTATTGGTAAAGCTAATATTCCTCCACCTATCATGGTGCCAACTATTATCATTATAGAGCCTAAGATTTTAATTAAGCTATTCTGTGCATTATCCATTTGCTACTCTTTTTTAATGTTTTGGTTGTTGGGGTTTTTTTTTCATATGGTAGATTGCATCAAAATTTATTGGAGCTAGATTCAGAGGTAGAAAGCCACCTTTTATAATAGACGAGTCAATGACTCTTTTAGCGTAAGGAAATAAAGTATTAGCACAATAAGTGTTAAGCACCGATTCTACTTGTTCCTCAGGCATATTTGTAATTGTAAAAAGCCCAGATTGAGTCACTTCTACAATATATACATTATTATTATTATTTTTTGTAGTTATTGTGATTGTTAGGTCTAATTCAAAATTTTCAGTATTTATCTTTTTTGTATTTATATCTATATTAAAATCCGAAGTTGGAGCCCATTGTTCTTTAAAACTTACTGGGGAGTTGATAGTCTCAAATGATACATCTTTTGTATATACCTTTTGAATTAAAAAAGAGGGTTGGTTTTTATCAGTTTGCATATTTTTCACCTAAAATATTATAAATGTAGATTTAAAAAATTATAACAAATTAGAAGAAATTGTATAACTAAATTACTAGTAATTGATGGTTTTTCCTTAAAATTAGCCTAGATTAATAGCTATATGGTTAACTTAGTTATATTGAAAACAGTTATTTTAATTTTCTATGCTGTGAACCATTACCAGGTGCCCCAAGAACAAAAAGCGCGATATTTTTAGACATTTTTGAGAAACGAATATCTTGTAAGTATGTAGCCTTAAGTTGCTGCTCCTTTTTTTGGCAATATTCATGTACTTTTTTTAAGATTATGTCACCACAGTTAAGACAAACATTTTGATACATATGGATTTATACCTCTTAATTTTTTCAGTTTTTCTATGAGTAAGAAAGTTTTTTTAATTCAAATAAAATATTTAGAGCTTCTAGTGGGGTGATACTATTAACGTCAAGTTTACTTAATTTTGCTTGTAACAAGCTTTCTTGTGGTGAAATTAGTTCTAAAGTAGCTTGTTGAGTTGGCTGAGTGTCGATTAAAGAGTTTTTATTTTCTAGCTTTTGGAGGTTTTTAGTTGCTGATTCTAAAACATCGGTTGGTATTCCAGCTAGTTTTGCAACTTGGATTCCATAAGACTTTTTAGCAGCACCTGCTACAGCTTTATGCATAAAGTAAATATCGTCTTTGTACTCTTTAGCCTCAAAATGAGTATTTTTAATATTAGTATATTTATTAACTAATTCTGTAAGCTCAAAATAATGTGTAGCAAATAGTGTAAATGCTCCTATTTTAGCAAATTTTTCAGCACAAGCTTCTGCTAATGATAAGCCATCAAACGTGCTAGTACCTCTACCTATCTCATCCATAATCACTAAAGACTTATCGGTGGCATTATTAAGGATATAAGCAGTTTCTGTCATCTCAACCATAAAAGTTGATCTACCACTTGATATATCATCAGAAGCCCCAATTCTGGTATAAATGGTATCTATATCACAAATATCCGCAGAACTTGCTGGTACAAATGAACCAATATGTGCTAGGAAAATCAACTGAGCAACTTGACGCATGTAAGTTGATTTACCACCCATATTTGGACCTGTTATAATTTCTAAAGTATGAGTATCCTTGCCTAGAAAAGTATCATTAGGTATAAACGTCTCATCTATATTTTGCTCTATAGCAAGGTGACGAACATCTTTAAGCTTAAGTTTTTCAGAACTATTAAAGCTTGGTTGAACGAGATTAAGCTTGACTGCACGTTCTGCAAAGTTAGCTAGAACATCTATTTTGGCAATACTTTGCGCTGATTTTTGGATTTGAATATAATATTTAAGCACTTGTTGTAATAAATTTTCGTAGATTAGCTTTTCTCTAGCTAAAGCTCTTTCTTTAGACGATAAGATTTTGTTTTCAAAGTCTTTAAGTTCATCAGTTATATAACGTTCACTTGTTTTAAGAGTTTGTCGTCTTACGTATTCAAGAGGAGCTTTATCAGCATATTGTTTGGAAAGCTCAATATAGTAGCCATGGATACGGTTATAACCAACCTTAAGATTGCTAATCCCAGTTTTTTGTTTTTGGAGTTGTTCAAATTTTAGTAAAAAATCGTAAGAATTATCTTTAATGCCTTTTAACTCATCAAGCTCAGGATCAAAACCTTCTTTAATAACTCCACCATCACGTATGGTTGCTGGAGGGTTTTCTACAATAGCTTTTTTAAGAAGCTCTGCTAGATCATCAAGCTGGTAAATATTTTGGTTTATATTGCTTATATCTTGTGAAGATATTTCTTCTAATAATTTCTTTAGTTTAGGTATTTCTTCTAATGTATTTTGTAATGAAACCAAATCTTTTGGTTTAACTGTATTTAAAGCAACTCGTGAAATTATTCTTTCTATGTCACTAATGTATCTAAGAGTCTCTTGGATCTTCAAAAAACTTTGTTTATCTTTTAATGCGTTGATTACGTTATGGCGAATTGCTATTTTATCAAGATTCTTGATTGGATTTTTAAAATATCTTTTAATTAAACGACTACCTAAACTGGTTTTACAATTATCAATTATACTTATTAGACTAGATTTTGAATTATTATCTATTTCAAGATTATTGCGACTGTTTACATCTATCTTAAGTATTTGAATATCTTTTTCAAAACTAATATCTGTAATATGTTTAGGAGATTGTTTTAAAATATCTGTTAAATAAGCTAATATCGAGCCTATAGCTATCAATTGTTCAGTCTTATTATTTTGTAACACAGTTGTAGCTAGAGAAATATCCAAAGTGTTATTGATTTGTTTCTTTGCTTCATAACTACTGTAGTACCACTCTTCAAGGTGTTTTATTGGGACTTTTAAAAAGCCCTCTACAGCAAGATTATTACAGTTAGTTATAATTTCTTTAGGTGAAAGTCGAAGCACCTCATTTTTTAACTCGGGTAAATTACTGATAGTTTTAAGTAAATAAACCTTTCCTTGAGTATAGCTTGTATAAGCTAAGTAGTATTTATCATTTTTAACAAAAATACTTAGTAGTAAACTGTCTTGATTTGTATCTAAAAAAGCTTCTTCAGAAACTGTAGCAGGGGTGATAATACGAGTAACTTGACGCTCAACAGGACCTTTTGATGTAGCAGGATCACCTGTTTGCTCACATATGGCCACAGATAAGCCTTTTTTAATAATTTTAGCAATATAACCTTCAGCTGCATGGTATGGTACTCCAGCCATTGGGATAGGCTCTCCACTGGACTTGCCACGAGCTGTTAAGGTTATATCAAGTAAGTTGGCAGCTTCTTTAGCATCCTCAAAGAATAATTCGTAAAAATCCCCCATACGGTAAAAAAGAAGT
Proteins encoded:
- a CDS encoding tyrosine-type recombinase/integrase, yielding MLLNLNSTLINNFLDNILYHKSYSNETIDNYKRDLYQLSDFIGNTDIAKLKSQDILGWIKKLHSQGASPKTLQRKLSSTRSFFNFLINSEIINTNPASNIKAPKGSKKLPKALNIDELAYLLDITPGNDIEARDIAGFDLLYSCGIRLSELSAIQLKDISMSQYSVRVTGKGNKQRIVYFGEKTTNSLKRWLSIREKYKPQTEHLLISRDGKQLTNRSIQKRLELFAQKYASRHIHPHMLRHSFASHVLDSSKDLLAVKDLLGHVDISSTQIYTHLNFQQLASVFDKAHPRAKKK
- a CDS encoding amino acid permease; this translates as MDNAQNSLIKILGSIMIIVGTMIGGGILALPIITAKLGFVIGSILIIVIWSIMTYTAIVISDISCSMPYGSSFKTIAQRYLGQTGGIVASIAFLVLMYFISTAYISAAASSLSTTFPMLEQKLSALIFVIIFGSIVVLGTRFVDYANRFFIVLKILVLVVLCLVFNKYIELSNLLESPIDLGISLVIAIPVFTTSFTSHIIVPALSDYLAKNTKDMKRVIIIGSIIPLILYITWVVTILGVLPLHGPISFMTSIFSHIPVTEANIGDILTTLSHKIKTPVTDIVLHIFTYVAIMTSFLSVNLSLFHFNIDTYKLYKTKRVISYSIATVLTFGIPLIINQLNPNIFIYAMTCVGLSIAILLMIMPALMAFKTNKLKESFNYKISSYKSLWLVSIVSGVIVVLCVIA
- the secB gene encoding protein-export chaperone SecB, giving the protein MQTDKNQPSFLIQKVYTKDVSFETINSPVSFKEQWAPTSDFNIDINTKKINTENFELDLTITITTKNNNNNVYIVEVTQSGLFTITNMPEEQVESVLNTYCANTLFPYAKRVIDSSIIKGGFLPLNLAPINFDAIYHMKKKPQQPKH
- the mutS gene encoding DNA mismatch repair protein MutS, translated to MSNHTPMIQQYLKIKSQYPNILLFYRMGDFYELFFEDAKEAANLLDITLTARGKSSGEPIPMAGVPYHAAEGYIAKIIKKGLSVAICEQTGDPATSKGPVERQVTRIITPATVSEEAFLDTNQDSLLLSIFVKNDKYYLAYTSYTQGKVYLLKTISNLPELKNEVLRLSPKEIITNCNNLAVEGFLKVPIKHLEEWYYSSYEAKKQINNTLDISLATTVLQNNKTEQLIAIGSILAYLTDILKQSPKHITDISFEKDIQILKIDVNSRNNLEIDNNSKSSLISIIDNCKTSLGSRLIKRYFKNPIKNLDKIAIRHNVINALKDKQSFLKIQETLRYISDIERIISRVALNTVKPKDLVSLQNTLEEIPKLKKLLEEISSQDISNINQNIYQLDDLAELLKKAIVENPPATIRDGGVIKEGFDPELDELKGIKDNSYDFLLKFEQLQKQKTGISNLKVGYNRIHGYYIELSKQYADKAPLEYVRRQTLKTSERYITDELKDFENKILSSKERALAREKLIYENLLQQVLKYYIQIQKSAQSIAKIDVLANFAERAVKLNLVQPSFNSSEKLKLKDVRHLAIEQNIDETFIPNDTFLGKDTHTLEIITGPNMGGKSTYMRQVAQLIFLAHIGSFVPASSADICDIDTIYTRIGASDDISSGRSTFMVEMTETAYILNNATDKSLVIMDEIGRGTSTFDGLSLAEACAEKFAKIGAFTLFATHYFELTELVNKYTNIKNTHFEAKEYKDDIYFMHKAVAGAAKKSYGIQVAKLAGIPTDVLESATKNLQKLENKNSLIDTQPTQQATLELISPQESLLQAKLSKLDVNSITPLEALNILFELKKLSYS